One Thermicanus aegyptius DSM 12793 DNA segment encodes these proteins:
- a CDS encoding MFS transporter — MSYIEKGTPDFWKASTALFAGGFVTFSTLYYTQPLLPVFAERFHVSPAVASLSLSLSTTALAFAMLGIAPLSERVGRKPVMAFALFASSLVALLSAFTPNFTSLLVLRVLQGIVLAGLPAIAMAYVGEEFHPYSLGAAMGLYVSGTSIGGMSGRIITGMVTDYFSWQAAVVTIGMISILCSLYFLYGLPNSLHFKPHPMSLRQMGFSFLHHLRTPTLLSLFIISFFLMGSFVTLYNYIGFLLMKPPYNLSQTAMGWIFIVYLVGTFSAVWMGRLADRHGRGITLALSLLLMLVGALLTLLPVLWVILFGLALFTFGFFAGHAVASGWVGKIAVVDKAQASSLYLLFYYVGSGLMGSTGGILFSLFHWVGIILFISAAQISALLLNGYLYFVEKRKYAES; from the coding sequence ATGTCCTATATTGAAAAAGGAACCCCCGATTTTTGGAAAGCGAGCACCGCCCTTTTTGCCGGAGGGTTTGTCACCTTCTCCACCTTGTACTACACGCAGCCCCTTCTTCCCGTCTTTGCCGAACGGTTTCATGTTTCACCGGCGGTGGCCAGTCTAAGTTTATCCCTCTCCACCACGGCTTTGGCCTTCGCTATGTTAGGGATCGCCCCCCTTTCCGAACGGGTGGGCAGAAAACCGGTCATGGCCTTTGCCCTCTTCGCCTCCTCACTGGTTGCGCTTCTTAGCGCTTTTACCCCGAACTTCACCTCTCTTTTGGTTCTTCGGGTGTTGCAAGGGATTGTATTGGCAGGCCTTCCCGCCATTGCGATGGCGTATGTGGGGGAGGAGTTCCATCCTTACAGCTTGGGCGCGGCCATGGGTCTTTATGTAAGTGGCACCTCCATCGGAGGGATGTCGGGGCGCATCATTACGGGGATGGTGACCGACTATTTTTCCTGGCAAGCAGCGGTTGTAACGATAGGCATGATAAGCATCTTGTGCAGTCTCTATTTTCTCTATGGACTGCCCAATTCGCTTCATTTTAAACCCCATCCCATGTCCTTGCGGCAGATGGGTTTTTCTTTCCTTCATCATCTGCGCACTCCAACCCTGCTCAGCCTGTTTATCATTTCCTTTTTTCTCATGGGGAGTTTCGTCACCTTGTATAACTATATCGGTTTTCTCTTGATGAAGCCGCCCTACAACTTAAGCCAAACGGCGATGGGATGGATCTTCATCGTTTACTTGGTCGGTACATTTAGCGCCGTCTGGATGGGAAGGCTGGCCGATCGTCATGGAAGGGGGATAACGCTAGCCTTAAGCCTTCTCTTGATGTTGGTGGGGGCATTGCTTACCCTCCTGCCGGTACTTTGGGTGATTCTCTTCGGGTTAGCCCTCTTTACCTTTGGATTCTTTGCCGGCCACGCGGTGGCCAGCGGCTGGGTGGGTAAAATAGCCGTCGTCGATAAAGCCCAAGCCTCCTCTCTTTACCTTCTTTTCTATTATGTGGGATCCGGTTTGATGGGCTCCACGGGAGGGATCCTGTTCAGCCTATTTCATTGGGTGGGAATTATCCTCTTTATATCCGCGGCACAAATTTCGGCTTTACTTTTGAACGGATATCTCTACTTTGTTGAAAAGAGAAAATATGCCGAATCTTGA
- a CDS encoding ABC transporter ATP-binding protein, with protein MSEAAITVEEVTRQFGKKKILQDITLSVNHGEIFGFLGPSGAGKTSLVKLIAGIDIPTRGEVLVLGKKMPSLEMMKRIGYMAQSDALYGELTAFENLDFFASLYRLKGSRKKKRIHEVMEIVNLEDHMKKLVSAYSGGMKRRLSLAIALLHSPEILLLDEPTVGIDPILRQSIWEELKRLSQEGTTIFMTTHVMDEAEKCTRLGMIRDGRLIATGSPKELKEETESKSLEEAFLQYGGALR; from the coding sequence ATGAGTGAGGCGGCGATTACCGTGGAAGAGGTGACGCGACAGTTCGGAAAGAAGAAGATCCTTCAGGATATTACCCTGTCCGTAAATCATGGGGAAATCTTCGGGTTCTTGGGCCCTTCCGGTGCAGGAAAAACATCCTTGGTGAAGCTGATTGCCGGGATCGACATCCCTACCCGGGGGGAAGTTCTGGTTTTGGGCAAAAAAATGCCTTCCCTGGAGATGATGAAACGAATCGGGTACATGGCCCAGTCCGATGCCCTGTATGGAGAACTAACCGCATTCGAAAACCTTGATTTTTTCGCCTCTCTGTATCGATTAAAGGGGAGCAGAAAGAAAAAGCGCATTCATGAGGTGATGGAGATCGTAAACTTAGAGGACCATATGAAGAAATTGGTGTCCGCCTACTCCGGCGGAATGAAACGACGCCTCTCCCTGGCCATCGCCCTTCTTCACTCTCCGGAGATTTTACTCCTGGATGAACCAACCGTTGGAATCGATCCGATCCTGAGGCAATCGATCTGGGAGGAACTAAAACGGTTGAGCCAGGAAGGGACCACCATATTCATGACTACCCACGTCATGGATGAAGCGGAGAAATGCACCCGTCTAGGGATGATCCGGGATGGACGCTTGATTGCGACCGGTTCGCCCAAAGAACTAAAAGAAGAGACGGAAAGTAAAAGCCTGGAAGAGGCCTTTCTCCAATACGGAGGTGCTCTGAGATGA
- a CDS encoding glycoside hydrolase family 13 protein: MINQHEVIHDSHDPLFRRPFGALPTCGKLTLSIWVSVAFPAEQIRVRIFQDGEKEGEEYPLLLVEEGLPRETLRWGKNPIPIGPFFIASRHVEGGNEGNVLGRLYQTEIPLPSEPGLLWYYFLLQDGDRCYYYGNNTRGQGGIGELTAMEPLPYQITLYEQGFKTPSWFKQGIVYQIFVDRFFNGNEDGRILHPKRNALLHAHWEDDPLYIRDERGHVIRWNFFGGNLLGVLKKLPYLKQLGITAIYFNPIFESSSNHKYDTGDYHKIDPMYGDESLFQTLCQAAEKEGIRIILDGVFNHTGSDSKYFNKEGNYPTLGAYQSPRSPYYSWYRFSQYPDHYDSWWGIENMPSVNELEPSYLHFIIDGEDSVLRHWSRAGIKGWRFDVADELPDLFIEHFREVQKEVDPEAVLIGEVWEDASNKVSYGKRRKYLSGRQFDSIMNYPLREIMIHFMLGKKSGEDTHRAIMSLYENYPREHFFSLLNMLSTHDTPRILTVMKEEIPSQYEEDIRYEIASRRLRLLIMWQMTFPGVPHIFYGDEAGLEGKQDPDNRRTYPWGRENQEMMEWYKKMIRLRQSLPPLFEGDWHSLSLGEDLYGYNWNFKGYPQSLLVVLNRSLSQEEQISILPSHPRPLMVINLLTGERFTLEEGDLTLTLSPLEGKLLLFQWK; the protein is encoded by the coding sequence TTGATCAACCAACACGAAGTGATTCATGATTCACACGATCCATTATTTCGCCGTCCCTTCGGGGCTCTCCCTACCTGCGGGAAGTTAACCCTATCCATTTGGGTGAGCGTTGCCTTCCCTGCGGAACAAATACGAGTACGGATTTTTCAGGATGGAGAAAAGGAGGGGGAGGAATATCCCCTCCTTCTTGTTGAAGAAGGACTTCCCCGAGAAACGCTCCGGTGGGGGAAAAACCCCATTCCAATCGGCCCATTTTTCATCGCTTCCCGGCATGTGGAGGGGGGAAACGAGGGAAACGTTCTCGGCCGCCTTTACCAGACGGAGATCCCCCTTCCTTCCGAACCGGGGCTTCTCTGGTATTATTTTCTACTCCAGGATGGGGATCGCTGTTATTATTATGGGAACAACACCCGCGGTCAGGGAGGCATCGGAGAACTAACCGCCATGGAACCCCTGCCTTATCAGATAACGCTGTATGAGCAAGGATTTAAAACCCCCTCCTGGTTTAAGCAGGGGATTGTTTATCAGATTTTCGTCGATCGTTTTTTTAATGGGAACGAGGATGGCAGGATCCTCCATCCCAAGAGGAATGCCCTCCTCCATGCCCATTGGGAGGATGATCCCCTGTATATCCGGGATGAGCGGGGACATGTGATCCGATGGAATTTTTTCGGAGGGAATCTCCTGGGCGTTTTAAAGAAACTCCCTTACCTTAAGCAATTAGGAATTACCGCAATATACTTTAATCCCATCTTTGAATCTTCCAGCAATCATAAGTATGATACAGGGGATTATCATAAAATCGATCCCATGTATGGGGATGAGTCCCTCTTCCAAACGTTATGTCAAGCGGCGGAAAAAGAAGGGATCCGCATCATTCTGGACGGGGTCTTTAACCATACGGGAAGCGATAGCAAATATTTTAATAAAGAGGGGAATTATCCCACCTTAGGAGCATACCAATCCCCCCGGTCCCCCTACTATTCCTGGTATCGGTTTTCCCAATACCCCGATCATTACGATTCCTGGTGGGGAATTGAGAACATGCCCAGTGTAAATGAGTTGGAGCCCAGTTACCTTCATTTTATCATTGACGGCGAGGATAGTGTGCTCAGACATTGGAGCCGCGCCGGGATTAAAGGATGGCGCTTTGATGTGGCCGACGAGCTCCCGGACCTGTTCATCGAACATTTCCGTGAGGTACAAAAAGAGGTGGATCCGGAAGCCGTCCTGATTGGGGAGGTTTGGGAAGATGCCTCCAACAAAGTGAGTTACGGAAAGAGGAGAAAGTATCTTTCAGGGAGGCAGTTTGATTCCATCATGAATTACCCCCTGCGGGAAATCATGATACATTTCATGTTGGGCAAGAAGAGTGGGGAAGATACCCATCGGGCGATCATGAGCCTCTATGAAAATTATCCCCGGGAGCATTTCTTCTCCCTCCTCAATATGCTAAGTACCCATGACACGCCAAGGATTCTTACGGTGATGAAGGAAGAGATCCCTAGCCAGTATGAGGAGGACATAAGGTATGAGATCGCCTCGAGACGCCTTCGCCTCCTCATTATGTGGCAGATGACCTTTCCGGGTGTTCCTCATATTTTTTACGGGGATGAGGCGGGGCTTGAAGGAAAGCAGGATCCGGACAACCGGCGCACTTACCCTTGGGGACGGGAGAATCAAGAGATGATGGAATGGTATAAGAAAATGATTCGGTTAAGGCAAAGTCTTCCCCCTCTTTTTGAAGGAGATTGGCATTCCCTCTCGTTGGGGGAGGATCTCTACGGCTATAACTGGAATTTCAAGGGGTATCCCCAGTCTCTCCTTGTAGTTCTCAACCGAAGTCTTTCCCAAGAAGAGCAGATTTCTATCCTTCCTTCTCATCCCCGTCCGCTTATGGTCATCAACTTGCTTACGGGAGAGAGATTTACGTTAGAGGAAGGGGATCTGACCCTCACCCTTTCTCCCTTAGAAGGGAAGCTCCTTTTATTCCAATGGAAATAA
- a CDS encoding ABC transporter permease, which yields MRIYAIVVRILRQFWHDKRSLALMFLAPMLILWMLYLVFNGDTYVPKIGVVDLPDQILDPFVKEEANITSYTFDEGEKALENQKIDALFFMEGSTLHVKLEGSNPSKNQAVLLLVQKGMEDLKTTLAEKLPKGNPLSSQPSLNLTPPVISYLYGSEDMKSFDNFGPVLLGFFSFFFVFLLSGIAFLKERTSGTLERLLATPIKRWEIVVGYVLGFGIFTTLQATLITWFAVIVLKMMMVGSFWYLLLTVLLLAMTALTLGTFLSAFANTEFQMIQFIPLVIVPQVFFSGLFDLDNMVEWMRKLSVVMPLTYGADALRDVMIRGKGWEAISVDLLILFTLSLFFILANIFALRKHRKI from the coding sequence ATGAGAATCTACGCCATTGTCGTGCGCATACTACGTCAATTTTGGCATGATAAACGTTCCCTCGCCCTGATGTTTCTCGCTCCTATGTTGATCCTATGGATGCTCTATCTCGTCTTTAATGGAGATACCTATGTCCCTAAAATCGGCGTGGTGGATCTTCCGGATCAAATCTTGGATCCATTCGTAAAAGAAGAAGCCAACATCACCTCATACACCTTCGATGAAGGAGAAAAAGCCCTTGAGAACCAAAAGATCGATGCCCTCTTTTTCATGGAAGGGAGCACCCTTCATGTAAAATTGGAGGGGAGTAACCCCTCGAAAAATCAGGCCGTTCTTCTCCTCGTGCAAAAAGGGATGGAGGATCTAAAAACGACACTTGCTGAGAAACTGCCAAAAGGGAACCCGCTATCCTCTCAGCCGTCTTTAAACTTAACTCCTCCCGTCATCTCCTACCTTTATGGTTCCGAGGACATGAAATCGTTCGATAATTTTGGCCCTGTCCTTCTCGGGTTTTTCTCTTTCTTCTTCGTCTTCCTGCTTTCCGGTATCGCATTCTTGAAGGAGAGAACCAGCGGAACGTTGGAACGTCTTCTCGCCACCCCCATAAAACGCTGGGAGATCGTGGTGGGCTACGTGCTTGGGTTCGGGATCTTTACCACCCTGCAGGCAACCTTAATCACCTGGTTTGCGGTGATTGTTTTAAAGATGATGATGGTGGGCTCTTTCTGGTATCTGCTGTTAACCGTCCTTCTCCTGGCCATGACCGCCCTCACGCTGGGGACCTTTCTTTCCGCTTTCGCCAATACGGAGTTTCAAATGATTCAGTTTATCCCCCTTGTCATCGTGCCGCAGGTCTTCTTTTCCGGTTTATTTGATCTGGATAATATGGTGGAATGGATGCGGAAATTAAGTGTGGTCATGCCTCTCACCTATGGAGCGGATGCTCTCCGGGACGTGATGATCCGGGGAAAGGGTTGGGAGGCCATCTCCGTCGATCTCCTGATCCTCTTTACCCTTTCCCTCTTCTTCATCCTGGCCAACATCTTCGCATTGAGAAAACACAGAAAGATTTAG